In the genome of Triticum urartu cultivar G1812 chromosome 5, Tu2.1, whole genome shotgun sequence, one region contains:
- the LOC125511052 gene encoding uncharacterized protein LOC125511052 gives MAVRAGWVVAVARGSAAAWQRVACNPETLPPDRVLALIFCGPLHLLARLAACLCVPLLAASAPFRFASPRRRRRMLLLPAPELLLAPYSPSPSSSSSSSDEDDDDGDYGGTEDGGGISPHVD, from the coding sequence ATGGCGGTGCGGGCGGGGTGGGTGGTGGCGGTGGCgcgggggtcggcggcggcgtggcAGCGCGTGGCGTGCAACCCGGAGACGCTCCCGCCCGACCGCGTCCTCGCGCTCATCTTCTGCGGGCCGCTCCACCTCCTCGCGCGCCTCGCCGCCTGCCTCTGCGTCCCCCTCCTCGCCGCCAGCGCCCCCTTCCGCTTcgcctcccctcgccgccgccgccggatgcTCCTGCTCCCGGCCCCCGAGCTGTTGCTAGCTCCGtactccccctccccctcctcctcctcctcatcgtccgacgaggatgacgacgacggCGACTACGGCGGCACTGAGGACGGGGGCGGCATCAGCCCTCACGTCGATTGA